Within the Desulfatibacillum aliphaticivorans DSM 15576 genome, the region GGTCAGCGACGGCTTGCCCGTGTTGTAGCAGCGGGCGATGGCGTCGGAGCAGGAGCTTTCTCCCACGCAGAAAAACTGCATGACCTCGTAGTCTTCAAACTGGAGCGCGTTGATCAGGAGCATCATTTGGGCCGGATTGGCGTAAATGAGCACGATGTCCGGTTCAAAGGGATTGTAAACCAGGGGCGCCATGATCACGGCTTCGTATTTCCCCGTGGGAATGCGCGGGATGCCGTTTTCGTATTTTTTGCCGTCCGCCCGGGATTTTGCCCAGACGATGCTGCGGAAGGTGCCGTCGGTCATGAATTCGGGCAGTTTCGCCAGGCCGATGATGGAGGGGCACATGACCGAGATGAACTCCTCCGCCGTGGCGCCCACGGTCCAGTCGAAATTGCGCACCAGGCTGGTGAGCTGGCACATGGTGGCTTTATGGCTCAACCTGCGCATGAAGGGGACTTTGTCGATATCCTCCTTGTTTTCCAGCATTTTAAACGCGACGGGAAAGGACTTGAGGCGCATAAGCAATTCCATGCGCCGGATTACGGGCTCCCAATTTCTTGCAGCTTTCAGATCGTTAGTTTCCATTGCAGGTCTCCTAATCCCGAAACCGGACCGGACGATAGCTTCCTGCATGCAGGGCTTGCACCAAGTCGGCCTCGCTGTTTATATTTACCGTGAATTCCGTGGCGTAGCAGCCGATGGTTCCCATCTCGTGGCAGTCGCTGCCGCCCGTGCCGGGCAGGCTGAGGGCGTCGGCCACTTTGGCTGCAAAACCGTTCTCATCAGGCGTTACCTTGCCGTTCAATACTTCAATGGCGTCCACGTGCTTGAACATTTCCCTTTGGGCGGCCTGCTCCACGCTCAGCCCCATTTGTTCGGCGCCGGTGATCAGAAAGCCCCGGAAAGGGTGGGCCATGACCATGAATCCTTCAGCCTCAATTACTTCGGCCCGCAAATCCGCAATCCTGATCACCCCTTTTATGTCGCGTTCCAGGCCGTAGACGAGAACGTCGCCCTGGTCGGTGATGACTTCGTTGCCCCGAAGGAGCAGGAAGCCGTGTTTGTCCCTTAAACGCTTTATATCATCCGATGTCCAAACATAGTTGTGATCCGTTACCACCATGCCGTGTACGCCAAGCTCCTTGGCTTCCCGGATAATCTCGTCAATAGGGGCCGAGGCGCAAGGGGAGGCCGGGGCCGTATGGACGTGCAGGTCGATGACCATGCCTCCGCTTGGACGGGGCGCGTCCGCAAGGGGCGGCGTTTCCGGAGCGGGCTGGGGCGGCGCAGGAGCCTTCACTTGAATGGATTGGGCGGCAGCCTTGGGCGGCGCCTGGTCCGGGCGCCACTCCGCAATAAAGGCTTCCAGGCTGAGCCCCGGGTCCAGGGCTGCGGCTTCCTGATATTCAATGGCCATTTTGGCGTTTTTTGCGGCGTGCCCCATTTCTATTAGCAGATTGGCGAAATGGCGGCAAGCGCCCCGGCCGATCACCTTGGCGACCTGGGTCCTGAATCCCGGCTCCAGACGCATGCCCACGGCGGGCTGAAGCATGTCCAAAGCCCGGGGGCATTCCGGGGTGGTGTACCTGTGCCACTTGCCGGTGATGGATAGAATTTCCAGGGCGCTCTGGCTGAACACCGCCGTCATTTCCACGCCGTACAGGTCGTCGTCCAACACGCCGAACACAGTCAGTTCATCGGGCGCGGTGCGATCCACGCTCATGGTTTTGTTGCGTAAATACTTTAGCATCGCTCTTCTCCTCCTACCCTTCGTCCAGGGCGCCCCGGACCATGGAGGATTCCGGAGCGTACGCCGCGCATCGGCCAATAAGCCGGGTGTTGGCCTTGGCCATGCTTTGGAAGATTTCCGCAGGCAGGTCGTCTTCGTTGGGGGCCATGGCCGCCATTTCCTTGGTGGAGCTTAAAATCACTCCGTGGCAGGCCTCCTCCACCATGAACAAAAGTTGACTGTCGGCCGCCTCCTCGCCCACAAGACCCTTGAAAATCTTCGCCATGCCGGGGCCCACGCGGATTCCGGCCAGTTGGGGCAGCAGGGGGATTGTGCGATGCTCCGCCGGATCGTAACAGCGCTCGATAGCGCCTTCCACCTTCTTGATTTCCATGTCCGGCAATTGCACTTCCACGGTGACGCGCATTTCACAAAACATGTCGTTCAAACGGCAAACGGTGCGCAACAGATTGCCCCCGGCCGCTTCCACGCTGGTGCATCGCGACCGGGAAAACTTGAATCGTTTGGGATTGGCCATATAGCTTTTCTTCCTTTCACCTTCTTCTATGGGGTCAAGTCTACGTTTGACGTTTGAGCGCGAATTTCAGTCTCAAACGTCAAACGTAGACTTGACCCCATTTCGTTTTCCCCGATCAACCTAAATATTTATCCAGGTTCTTTTTCAGTTCCTTTTTCACCACCTTGCCGATGAGCGAACGGGGCACGTCGTCGGTCACGATGAATTTTCTGGGCCGTTTGTAGTCGGCGAGGTGCTTTTTGCAATGGGCTTTCAGCGCCTCTATGTCCAGGTCCACGCCGGGTTCGGGAATCACAAAGGCCACGCCGATCTCCCCCCAGACCTCGTCGGGAGTTTCCATGACGGCGGATGTGTTGACCCCCGGATAGGCGTTGAGAAAAGCCTCGATTTCCTGGGGATACACGTTGTAGCCGCCGCTGATGTACATTTCCTTGATGCGGCCCATGAAAATCAGGTATCCCTGGTCGTCCAGCCTGCCCAGGTCGCCGGTGGCCATCCATCCGTCGCCCATGAAGACGTTTTTGTCGTCCTCCGGGTCCATGTAGCCGTTGATGACGCTGTCTCCGCGCACGAACATCTCCCCCACTTCGCCCACGGGCAGGTCGGCGCCGTGAAGGTCCACGATTTTCATTTCAAAGCCGGGAGCGGGCTTGCCCTCGGTTTTTTCGGCGCGTTCCGGCGGATCGTCAGGCGTGGTGAAGGTGAAGAAACCCGCGGTTTCGCTCATGCCAAAGGAGGCCACAATACTGCCGTTGGGAAAGGCCTGGGAAACCTGCTGGACCAATTCCTGGGAGGACGGCTCTCCGGAGAGCACAGCCAGGCGAACCGAGGACAGGTCGTGGGCGGTCACGTCGGCGTTTTTGAAGATCAGCCGATACATAGTGGGCACGCCGCCAAAGTAGGAAATTCCGTATTTTTCAATGGCCGCCAGGGTCTCCATGGGGTCGAACTTGGGCATGAGAATTCCGGTGGCGCCGGCGTAAAACTGGGCGGCCAAAAGATCATGGGTTCCGGCCACGTGGCTGGTGGGCATGTTGCACAAAACCTTGTCCGTGTGCAGGATGCCCCACATGTCCGTGGTGGCCTTGGATATGGCCCAGGAGTTTTTGTGGCTGATGACCGCGCCCTTGGGCCTGCCCGTGGTGCCGCTGGTAAAGATGATGATGTACGGGTCTTCGTCCGCCGGGTGGAATTCCTCCGGGACGGGCTTGGCGTCCCCCTCCAGAAGTTTTTCGTAGGGCAGGGCGCCGGGTTTGTCCAGGACTCCCATATAGTAGAAAATCCGTTCAAATTCATACAAGGAGGCTAATTGCTCCACTTCGGCCTTGATTTCCTCCGGAAAGGCCAAAGTCGCCAGGATTCTCGGCTTGGTGCGTTCGCACAGGGCCTGCATCTCTCCCGCCTTGAACCGGGGATCCAAAGGAACCACCACCATTCCGATGCGGCCGGCGGCCATAAACAAGGTGGAAAAGGCCGGAGACTGAGGAAGCAGGGTGGCGATTTTGTCGCCGGGCTTCATGCCCATGTTGAGAAGCGCGTTGGCCGCCTGGTCGATTTGGCGGTCGAATTCCCCATAGGTTACGGGCTGCTCGAAAAAATAATAGGCGATATGGTCGGGCCGCTCCTGGGCGTGCTGTTTGATGATATTGGGAAAAGGTCCGGTCATGAGTCTATCCCTCCTTAGCTCGCAGGTTATTGGGAATCGCGTTCGCGCAGCATGCGGCGCAGCAGCTTTCCGCTTTGATTCTTGGGCAGTTCGTCAATGAATTCCACCATCTTGGGCGCCTTGTAAGCGGCCATTTTTTCCTTGCAAAAATCCAGGATGTCCTGCTCGCTCGCCTGGACGTTGGGCTTGGGCACGATAAAGGCCTTGACGGTTTCGCCCCGGTAGTCGTCGGGAACGCCGATCACGGCCGCTTCCAGGACGGCTGGGTGCTGGTAGAGATAGTTTTCCACCTCCGCCGGAGCGATGTTGTAGCCGGAAGCCACAATCAGGTCCTTGATGCGCTCCACAAAAAAGAGGAACCCGTCCTCGTCCATGTACCCCGCGTCCCCCGTGTACCACCAGCCGTCCGACGTGAAGAGCTTGTCCGTCTCCTCCTGGTTTTGCCAGTACCCTTGGACAATGCCCTCGCCCCGCAGGACGAATTCCCCGACAACGCCCCGGGGTACGATCTTTCCGTTTTCGTCCACCACCTTGACCTCGCCGGTGCATACGCCCAGGGCGCCGCAGCCCGGCTTCTTTTTGTTCACCATCTCCACTATGCCGGGGCCGCAGGCCGTGGATTCGGTGCAGCCGTATCCGGCGTAAAGATAGGTTCCCACTTTCTGCTGCCATTCATCCTGCAAGGCAGGCGGCACCGGCGCTCCGCTGGCCAGGGTGTGCTTCAGGCTGGAAAGGTCGAACTTGGCAAAGGACGGATGGTTCAGCAGGCCGATATAGGCCGTGGGCGGAGCAAATCCGAAGGTCAGCTTGAAACGCTGGATCAGGTCCAGCATGTCTTCCGGATCGAACATGGGGATGGCCGCGCAGGTCGCCTTGGCCATGACCGCCGGAAAAAGAATCAGGGTCTGGCCGGCCACATGAAAGAGCGGAAACAGCATATAAAGCCGGTCCGTATCGTCCATGTCGATGAGATCCACCAATAGCCCGGCGGCGTGATTGTAATTGCAATGGGTGATCATGGCGCCTTTGGGAAAGCCCGTGGTGCCCGACGTATACAACAGGCAGGCCAGATCGTTTTCCGGGTCGATTTCCGGCAGGGGAACCGGACCCTGGTCCGAGGCAATGATCTCCATGAAATCCACCGCGCCATCCACCTCCTGCTTGGGCATGGCCAACAAGGGCGGAACCTTGGCCGTGGGCTCGCTGAAATCCGTTGCATGCACGGTCGCCGCCGCGAGCATGCCCAAATCCTTTGCAACCGGCAGGACCATGGGCGCCAATATGTCCAGGCAGAAAATCGCCTTGGCCCCGGATTGTTCGCAGATATACCGGATTTCCTGGTCCTTGAGCATGACGTTAAAAGGCACCATGGTGCAGCCCGCCTTTAGGATGCCGTAAATGACCATGACATGCTGCGTGCAATTGGGAAGCATGGTGGCGACTTTATCGCCTTTGCCCAGGCCCAGAGATGCCAGCCAGGCCGCAATGCGGTCGCTGCACTGGTCCAACTCCTTATAGGACGTGGTTTTGTGCAGGAAAATCAAAGCGTCCTTTTCGGGCTGCTCCCTGGCTGCCTGGCGCAGGAAATCAAAAACCGGGGTTTTAGCGGTATCCTTCGGGGGAACGGCGCCCCAAGAGGGGTCGAATTTTTGGTGAGATAATGCTTCGGCCATTGTAACCTCCTGGCGAAAAAAAGTGCGGTGCTCCGGGGGAAAGTAAAACGATGTTTTATCTATGGCGAATGTAAAACAATGTTTTCTCTTCTGTCAATAAAAAAATACTGCACACCCCGCTGGATTAAGAGGCGCTCTATATGCAAATATCTAAAATAAAAAGATAAAAAAGGACTATGGCTGCGAGGGTGCGGAAATGGTCTTCCAAAACAGGGGAAAAAAGAACTGCATGGCCTCCACCAGCTTCCATTGCTGGCCCCGGTAATACCAGATGGTGACTTCGCGCTGCATGTGCATGAAGTAAAGGCCGGTGATCTGGGCGTCGTCCACGTTGGGGTCCAGGTCGCCCCTTTCCCTGCCCACTTTGATGATTTGGCGCAGCAGTTCATGGATGTCGTACCGGGCGTAGGATTCCCGTTGCATCCAGGTCCGGGTGGGGACCGTGATGAAAAAGGTGATGGCCAGTTCCGGGTTCCGGTCGTAATAATCCAGGGCCACCCAAAAAGCCTTGTAAAACCGGTCTTTTGTATCTTTTACGCCCTGGCCGTGCATGGCCGTGAGGATTTTAAGCTCCCCGATTTTTTCTTCCAGAACGTCCAGGAGCAAATCTTCTTTGGAGTGAAAATACTTGTACATGGTTCGGGTGCTGACGCCCGAGGCATGGCTGATTTTTCGGATGTTAACTTGGTGAAAGTCGTTTTGGGCGAAAAAGTTCAGGACAATGGGGTACAGGCGGTCTTTGATTTTTTGCGGAACCGGGGGTTTTTTTTCGTCCTGCTTTTCTGGGGCCATGGTTATTTTCCGGCTAATGGGTTTACGCTTAAGTAAAACATTGTTTTTTATAATAGAGGCCTCAAAGCCCAGTGTCAAGGCAAATTCCGCTTGGCTTTTTCGTCGCAGACAGACATATGGGGCGGCGGCCTCTATGAACCTGTCCAACAAGCCGAACAGGAGGGTCAGGGAATCGAAGGGAGGGATTATTTTTGTGTATGGGAAGGCAAAAAGTTTTTGAGAAAGCCTACAAGCGCTGTTAACTCTTCACACTCATCCAGGTTGTCAGGAATCCATTTTTGATCTTCTATGGAAGCGTTCAAAGGCTTCCCCGGCTTCAACAATGCCGCGGCGGCGGACAAACGGGCTTTTAGGGGGCCGCTTGGCTTACGAAACTCCTTAAAGTCTTTTCCCTCTGGCGCTCCTTCTTTTTCACGCCATGATTGCACATATTGTTCCGCGTGCTTTGACAACTCAGGAAAGCGCAACTCAGAAAGAGGCATCAGCACATCCTCTATAGTCCCTTGCCTCCCGTCTCCAGGAAAGGAAAATATTCCGGAGCGCAACTCATCTGCATTGGCGACCTCCTCCAGATTGGCAGGTACGGGATACCCTGCTTCTCTTATCATCGGGGCAAATTCAGCAAATCTTTCCTTTGGAGTTTTGTCATCCGCATCCAAGATGATCGCCAAGGAGTCGGGCTTCCACTTCAAACGCAGAAAGGCCTCCATGTCCGCTTCCAAAGTTTCCCTGACTTTCGAGAGGCCTTGGGCGTTTCGAATTGCAATCAGTTTTGCGTCGCAATGAAGAATCGCCGGGGCTGGTACAGCTTTACGTTCTATGTTGTCATCCACGGGCCACTTAAACTGGTTGAGCCAGTTTTGAGCCGGTTCAGGGAGATTGCTTTTTTTACGGACGATGCCATACCCAAATGCCTTAAGGATTTGAGCCAGGAACACGACATCCAAAACGCCTTCGGCGATCATGTAGGAATATCCGCTCATCGCAAATCCAGCCCCGACTCTCGCAACCTGATCAATTTATCCTGGGCGTAACGCCTGATTAAATGCTCCTGATCATTTTTTTGTAAATAAAACAATACGGCGTCATCCGTTTTGTCTTTTACAACGGAAATAACGGCGTCAATGGCCTCCAAACTATGGGTGGTGGCAATGATTTGCACATTGGCGGTGCGTGCAGCGTTTAGCATCCAGCCCAGAATACTTGGCATGATGGCAGGGTGGATTCCAGCTTCCAGTTCGTCAATCAGGAGCACGCCTTCATTTGCTCTTGTTAAAGCCAAAGCCAAGGCGGCGGAGCGCCGCATTCCGTCTCCAAAGGAAGAGAGATCCACAATGCCCCGCTCCTTATGGCTGACTTTCACGCTGCTGCGGCCGTTGCTCACACTGACGTCCAAGTCCGTAACGGAGTCATCAAAATATTGAAGCAGTTCAACCGCCATGCCCTTTTTGCCGGAGTCAACCGCCTTGCTCAAGTGCTCCACCAAGGTTTTAATGGAGCGGTGCGTGGCGGAAGTAATCGTGAAGCAGCGATAAGAAACCACCCCCTCACTCCTATGGATCGTGGCAAAAGCGGATTTTCGAAAGGCCAAAGTTTCCCTCATGTTGTCCACCTTGCATTCCACATTCAGTGCTATTATCGGCAAATCCTCATCGTCCAAGTCGGTGCTTGCATGCCCACGAGCGCTGAAATTGCGATCTTCATCGCCAATTGTCGCTTTGAGTTCGATATGTTGCGTTTGTACAGGTCCTTCTTCAACATCCAGCGGTTCTTTGGACGGAAACAT harbors:
- a CDS encoding PHP-associated domain-containing protein, producing MLKYLRNKTMSVDRTAPDELTVFGVLDDDLYGVEMTAVFSQSALEILSITGKWHRYTTPECPRALDMLQPAVGMRLEPGFRTQVAKVIGRGACRHFANLLIEMGHAAKNAKMAIEYQEAAALDPGLSLEAFIAEWRPDQAPPKAAAQSIQVKAPAPPQPAPETPPLADAPRPSGGMVIDLHVHTAPASPCASAPIDEIIREAKELGVHGMVVTDHNYVWTSDDIKRLRDKHGFLLLRGNEVITDQGDVLVYGLERDIKGVIRIADLRAEVIEAEGFMVMAHPFRGFLITGAEQMGLSVEQAAQREMFKHVDAIEVLNGKVTPDENGFAAKVADALSLPGTGGSDCHEMGTIGCYATEFTVNINSEADLVQALHAGSYRPVRFRD
- a CDS encoding class I adenylate-forming enzyme family protein, with the translated sequence MTGPFPNIIKQHAQERPDHIAYYFFEQPVTYGEFDRQIDQAANALLNMGMKPGDKIATLLPQSPAFSTLFMAAGRIGMVVVPLDPRFKAGEMQALCERTKPRILATLAFPEEIKAEVEQLASLYEFERIFYYMGVLDKPGALPYEKLLEGDAKPVPEEFHPADEDPYIIIFTSGTTGRPKGAVISHKNSWAISKATTDMWGILHTDKVLCNMPTSHVAGTHDLLAAQFYAGATGILMPKFDPMETLAAIEKYGISYFGGVPTMYRLIFKNADVTAHDLSSVRLAVLSGEPSSQELVQQVSQAFPNGSIVASFGMSETAGFFTFTTPDDPPERAEKTEGKPAPGFEMKIVDLHGADLPVGEVGEMFVRGDSVINGYMDPEDDKNVFMGDGWMATGDLGRLDDQGYLIFMGRIKEMYISGGYNVYPQEIEAFLNAYPGVNTSAVMETPDEVWGEIGVAFVIPEPGVDLDIEALKAHCKKHLADYKRPRKFIVTDDVPRSLIGKVVKKELKKNLDKYLG
- a CDS encoding class I adenylate-forming enzyme family protein, translated to MAEALSHQKFDPSWGAVPPKDTAKTPVFDFLRQAAREQPEKDALIFLHKTTSYKELDQCSDRIAAWLASLGLGKGDKVATMLPNCTQHVMVIYGILKAGCTMVPFNVMLKDQEIRYICEQSGAKAIFCLDILAPMVLPVAKDLGMLAAATVHATDFSEPTAKVPPLLAMPKQEVDGAVDFMEIIASDQGPVPLPEIDPENDLACLLYTSGTTGFPKGAMITHCNYNHAAGLLVDLIDMDDTDRLYMLFPLFHVAGQTLILFPAVMAKATCAAIPMFDPEDMLDLIQRFKLTFGFAPPTAYIGLLNHPSFAKFDLSSLKHTLASGAPVPPALQDEWQQKVGTYLYAGYGCTESTACGPGIVEMVNKKKPGCGALGVCTGEVKVVDENGKIVPRGVVGEFVLRGEGIVQGYWQNQEETDKLFTSDGWWYTGDAGYMDEDGFLFFVERIKDLIVASGYNIAPAEVENYLYQHPAVLEAAVIGVPDDYRGETVKAFIVPKPNVQASEQDILDFCKEKMAAYKAPKMVEFIDELPKNQSGKLLRRMLRERDSQ
- a CDS encoding TetR/AcrR family transcriptional regulator, translating into MAPEKQDEKKPPVPQKIKDRLYPIVLNFFAQNDFHQVNIRKISHASGVSTRTMYKYFHSKEDLLLDVLEEKIGELKILTAMHGQGVKDTKDRFYKAFWVALDYYDRNPELAITFFITVPTRTWMQRESYARYDIHELLRQIIKVGRERGDLDPNVDDAQITGLYFMHMQREVTIWYYRGQQWKLVEAMQFFFPLFWKTISAPSQP
- a CDS encoding DUF3226 domain-containing protein, translated to MIAEGVLDVVFLAQILKAFGYGIVRKKSNLPEPAQNWLNQFKWPVDDNIERKAVPAPAILHCDAKLIAIRNAQGLSKVRETLEADMEAFLRLKWKPDSLAIILDADDKTPKERFAEFAPMIREAGYPVPANLEEVANADELRSGIFSFPGDGRQGTIEDVLMPLSELRFPELSKHAEQYVQSWREKEGAPEGKDFKEFRKPSGPLKARLSAAAALLKPGKPLNASIEDQKWIPDNLDECEELTALVGFLKNFLPSHTQK
- a CDS encoding ATP-binding protein, which gives rise to MLLKNLDIGAFRGMKNVRLDDLPPFSVIVGDNNAGKSSVLEAAALLLRPFDLSQWFNVARQRDSDLAVVDGVWSMFPSKEPLDVEEGPVQTQHIELKATIGDEDRNFSARGHASTDLDDEDLPIIALNVECKVDNMRETLAFRKSAFATIHRSEGVVSYRCFTITSATHRSIKTLVEHLSKAVDSGKKGMAVELLQYFDDSVTDLDVSVSNGRSSVKVSHKERGIVDLSSFGDGMRRSAALALALTRANEGVLLIDELEAGIHPAIMPSILGWMLNAARTANVQIIATTHSLEAIDAVISVVKDKTDDAVLFYLQKNDQEHLIRRYAQDKLIRLRESGLDLR